Proteins encoded within one genomic window of Citrobacter amalonaticus Y19:
- a CDS encoding DUF5339 domain-containing protein: MKKMLFVAVLTLVSGSSFAAITDTCQQYFDDVDALIVQASKTSDQAKQQMEAMKPQLEEAKKQLAALPAENQDAGCKQGAAALVQMKQSMGIQ; this comes from the coding sequence ATGAAGAAAATGTTATTTGTTGCAGTGCTGACTCTGGTGTCTGGTTCTTCTTTTGCAGCAATTACAGATACTTGCCAGCAATATTTTGATGATGTTGATGCGTTGATTGTTCAGGCGTCAAAAACCAGCGATCAGGCTAAACAGCAAATGGAAGCAATGAAACCTCAACTGGAAGAGGCTAAAAAGCAACTTGCAGCATTACCGGCTGAAAATCAGGATGCTGGCTGTAAACAAGGCGCTGCCGCACTGGTGCAAATGAAGCAGTCCATGGGCATTCAATAA
- a CDS encoding electron transfer flavoprotein subunit beta/FixA family protein — translation MNILFAFKAEPDAGMLAEKDWLAATTGTSGPDTVLLRSSPGADEQAAAALLLAQRRNGCPMTLTALSIGDERLLHWLRYFSALGFDHSVWLESAADLRFTPELIARQIVEWQRMHAENLIVTGCQSSEGQNGQTAFLVAEMLAWPCFTQVERFTLEPPFIVIEQRMITGIRRCRVRLPAVIAVRQCGEVALPVPGMRQRLAAAKAEIVRQPVSGGKTLNVQCQALTRPEQRRNAIIIDGATAQEKALTLWKTYLRQRIPS, via the coding sequence ATGAACATTCTGTTCGCGTTTAAGGCGGAACCGGACGCCGGCATGCTGGCGGAAAAAGACTGGCTGGCGGCGACCACCGGAACCAGTGGGCCCGATACCGTATTACTACGCAGTTCCCCTGGCGCAGACGAACAGGCGGCAGCGGCATTATTACTGGCTCAACGCCGCAACGGTTGTCCGATGACGTTGACGGCGTTAAGTATTGGCGACGAACGTTTGCTTCACTGGTTGCGCTATTTTTCTGCGTTAGGTTTTGACCATTCGGTGTGGCTGGAAAGCGCGGCAGATCTGCGTTTTACCCCAGAACTTATCGCCCGGCAGATTGTTGAGTGGCAGCGAATGCACGCAGAAAATTTGATTGTTACCGGTTGTCAGAGTAGCGAGGGGCAGAACGGGCAGACGGCGTTCCTGGTGGCTGAAATGCTGGCATGGCCCTGTTTTACTCAGGTAGAACGTTTCACGCTCGAACCGCCTTTTATCGTCATCGAACAACGCATGATTACCGGGATTCGTCGCTGCCGGGTACGGCTTCCGGCGGTGATTGCCGTCAGACAGTGTGGTGAGGTCGCACTTCCTGTGCCGGGAATGCGCCAGCGTCTGGCAGCAGCAAAAGCCGAAATAGTCCGCCAGCCTGTTTCTGGCGGTAAGACGCTGAACGTTCAATGTCAGGCACTGACGCGACCAGAGCAGCGACGCAATGCCATCATTATTGATGGTGCGACGGCGCAGGAAAAAGCACTGACGCTGTGGAAGACATACTTGCGCCAGAGGATCCCCTCATGA
- the cysH gene encoding phosphoadenosine phosphosulfate reductase: MSRLDLNALNDLPKVDRVLALAETNSQLEKLDAEGRVAWALENLPGEYVLSSSFGIQAAVSLHLVNQIRPDIPVILTDTGYLFPETYQFIDELTDKLKLNLKVYRAPESAAWQEARYGKLWEQGVEGIEKYNEINKVEPMNRALQELNAQTWFAGLRREQSGSRAHLPVLAIQRGVFKVLPIIDWDNRTVYQYLQKHGLKYHPLWDQGYLSVGDTHTTRKWEPGMAEEETRFFGLKRECGLHEG; encoded by the coding sequence ATGTCCAGACTCGATCTAAACGCCCTGAACGATCTACCAAAAGTGGATCGCGTCCTGGCGCTGGCTGAAACCAACAGCCAACTGGAAAAACTTGACGCTGAAGGGCGCGTGGCATGGGCGCTGGAGAATCTGCCTGGCGAATATGTACTCTCTTCCAGCTTCGGCATTCAGGCGGCGGTGAGTTTGCATCTGGTCAATCAGATCCGCCCGGATATCCCGGTGATCCTGACCGACACCGGTTATCTGTTCCCGGAAACCTACCAGTTTATTGATGAGTTAACGGACAAACTCAAGCTGAATCTGAAGGTATATCGCGCTCCCGAAAGCGCCGCCTGGCAGGAGGCGCGTTACGGTAAACTGTGGGAGCAGGGCGTGGAAGGCATTGAGAAATACAATGAGATCAACAAAGTCGAACCGATGAACCGGGCGTTGCAGGAACTCAACGCACAAACCTGGTTTGCGGGGCTGCGCCGCGAACAGTCCGGCAGCCGTGCGCATCTGCCCGTGCTGGCCATCCAGCGCGGGGTCTTTAAAGTGCTGCCAATTATCGACTGGGATAACCGCACGGTTTATCAGTACCTGCAAAAACACGGGCTGAAGTATCACCCGCTGTGGGATCAGGGCTACTTATCGGTGGGCGACACACATACTACCCGTAAATGGGAACCGGGAATGGCAGAAGAAGAGACGCGTTTCTTTGGGCTAAAACGCGAGTGCGGGCTGCACGAAGGGTAA
- a CDS encoding ferredoxin, whose protein sequence is MSVARNVWRPAQVSHLVIATTVDSNTVDLLIKSCPAGLFSRTSAGELHVDFRGCLECGTCRLLCDEKTLQGWHYPASGFGITYRFG, encoded by the coding sequence ATGTCTGTAGCCCGTAACGTCTGGCGTCCCGCACAGGTTTCACATCTCGTTATTGCGACTACAGTCGACAGTAATACGGTGGATCTACTGATAAAATCCTGTCCCGCCGGGCTGTTTTCCCGCACATCAGCAGGTGAGCTGCACGTCGACTTTCGTGGCTGTCTGGAATGCGGAACCTGCCGGCTGCTTTGCGATGAAAAAACATTGCAAGGGTGGCACTACCCCGCATCGGGATTTGGCATCACTTACCGCTTTGGCTAA
- a CDS encoding glycerol-3-phosphate responsive antiterminator, whose product MPLLHLLRQNPVIAAVKDNASLQLAIDSECQFISVLYGNICTISQIVKKIKNAGKYAFIHVDLLEGASNKEVVIQFLKLVTEADGIISTKAPMLKAARAEGFFCIHRLFIVDSISFHNIDKQVAQSNPDCIEILPGCMPKVLGWVTEKIRQPLIAGGLVCDEEDARNAMKAGVAALSTTNTDVWTLAKKLN is encoded by the coding sequence ATGCCCCTGTTACACCTGCTCCGCCAGAATCCGGTGATTGCCGCGGTTAAAGACAATGCCAGTTTGCAGTTAGCCATCGATTCTGAATGCCAGTTCATCTCGGTGTTGTACGGTAATATCTGCACCATCAGTCAGATCGTGAAGAAAATAAAAAATGCCGGGAAATACGCATTCATTCATGTTGATCTACTGGAAGGGGCATCCAACAAAGAGGTGGTGATTCAGTTTCTGAAACTGGTCACCGAAGCGGATGGCATTATCAGTACCAAAGCGCCGATGCTGAAGGCGGCGCGGGCAGAAGGTTTTTTCTGCATTCATCGCCTGTTCATCGTCGACTCTATCTCTTTTCACAATATCGATAAGCAAGTGGCGCAGTCGAACCCGGACTGTATTGAGATCCTGCCAGGTTGCATGCCGAAAGTGCTGGGATGGGTGACGGAAAAAATACGTCAGCCACTGATTGCCGGTGGCCTGGTGTGTGACGAAGAAGACGCCCGCAATGCGATGAAAGCCGGTGTCGCTGCGCTTTCCACGACAAACACCGACGTCTGGACGTTAGCTAAAAAGTTGAATTAA
- the cysJ gene encoding NADPH-dependent assimilatory sulfite reductase flavoprotein subunit, with protein MTTQAPPSALLPLNPEQLARLQAATTDLTPMQLAWVSGYFWGTLNQQPGATVATPAPVAEMPGITLISASQTGNARRVAEALRDDLLAAKLSVTLVNAGDYKFKQIANEKLLVVVTSTQGEGEPPEEAVALHKFLFSKKAPKLENTAFAILGLGDTSYEFFCQSGKDFDSKLAELGGERLLDRVDADVEYQAAAAEWRARVVEVLKSRAPVATQTQSVVSGAVNEIHSSPYTKEAPLSAALSVNQKITGRDSEKDVRHIEIDLGESGLRYQPGDALGVWYQNDPELVKEMVELVWLKGDEPVTVNGQSLPLSDALQWHVELTVNTANIVENYATLTRSESLLPLVGDKAQLQHYATTTPVVDMLRFSPAQLDAQALVDLLRPLTPRLYSIASSQAEVENEVHITVGAVRYDVEGRARAGGASSFLADRVEEEGEVRVFIEHNDNFRLPTNPETPVIMIGPGTGIAPFRAFMQQRAADDASGKNWLFFGNPHFTEDFLYQVEWQRYVKEGVLSRIDLAWSRDQKEKVYVQDKLREQGAELWRWINDGAHIYVCGDANRMAKDVEQALLEVIAEFGAMDAESADEFLSELRVERRYQRDVY; from the coding sequence ATGACGACACAGGCCCCACCTTCCGCTTTGCTTCCGCTGAACCCGGAGCAGCTGGCTCGCCTACAGGCGGCCACGACCGATCTCACGCCCATGCAGCTTGCATGGGTTTCTGGCTATTTCTGGGGCACGCTGAATCAGCAACCCGGCGCGACCGTTGCGACGCCCGCTCCTGTAGCTGAAATGCCGGGCATCACGCTGATCTCCGCGTCACAAACAGGCAACGCGCGTCGTGTGGCGGAAGCGCTGCGTGACGACCTGTTGGCGGCAAAGCTCAGCGTCACGCTGGTGAACGCAGGCGACTACAAATTCAAACAAATCGCCAATGAGAAACTGCTGGTTGTCGTCACGTCCACCCAGGGTGAAGGCGAACCGCCGGAAGAAGCCGTCGCGCTGCATAAGTTCCTGTTCTCTAAAAAAGCACCGAAGCTCGAAAACACCGCATTTGCGATTTTGGGTCTGGGTGACACGTCATACGAGTTTTTCTGCCAGTCAGGCAAAGATTTTGACAGCAAACTGGCGGAACTTGGCGGTGAGCGTCTGTTGGATCGCGTTGACGCCGATGTGGAATACCAGGCCGCCGCCGCCGAGTGGCGTGCCCGTGTGGTCGAGGTGTTGAAATCACGCGCGCCGGTGGCGACACAGACTCAGTCAGTTGTCAGCGGGGCGGTAAATGAGATCCACTCCAGCCCGTATACCAAAGAAGCGCCGCTGAGCGCGGCGTTGTCCGTGAATCAAAAAATCACCGGCCGTGATTCAGAGAAAGATGTTCGCCATATTGAAATCGATCTCGGTGAGTCGGGTCTGCGCTACCAGCCTGGTGACGCGCTGGGTGTCTGGTATCAGAACGATCCTGAGCTGGTGAAAGAGATGGTGGAACTGGTCTGGCTGAAAGGTGATGAGCCCGTTACGGTCAATGGCCAGTCTCTCCCGCTGTCCGACGCGCTACAGTGGCATGTCGAACTGACCGTCAATACTGCCAATATCGTTGAAAATTATGCCACCTTAACGCGCAGTGAATCGTTGTTGCCGCTGGTCGGTGATAAGGCGCAGTTGCAGCATTATGCGACCACGACGCCAGTTGTCGATATGCTGCGTTTTTCGCCAGCACAGCTGGATGCCCAGGCGTTAGTCGACCTGTTGCGTCCGTTGACGCCGCGTCTTTACTCCATTGCGTCCTCTCAGGCGGAAGTGGAGAACGAAGTGCACATCACTGTGGGTGCGGTGCGGTATGACGTGGAAGGCCGCGCGCGCGCCGGTGGCGCATCCAGCTTCCTCGCCGATCGCGTCGAAGAAGAGGGCGAAGTGCGTGTGTTCATCGAACATAACGATAACTTCCGTCTGCCGACGAACCCGGAAACGCCGGTGATTATGATTGGTCCGGGGACGGGTATCGCGCCGTTCCGCGCCTTCATGCAGCAGCGCGCCGCTGATGACGCGTCGGGTAAAAACTGGCTGTTCTTTGGCAATCCCCACTTTACCGAAGATTTCCTCTACCAGGTGGAATGGCAGCGTTACGTCAAAGAAGGCGTGCTGAGCCGTATCGATCTCGCCTGGTCACGGGATCAAAAAGAAAAAGTTTACGTACAAGACAAACTGCGCGAACAGGGCGCAGAACTGTGGCGCTGGATTAATGATGGTGCCCACATTTATGTCTGCGGCGACGCTAATCGCATGGCGAAAGACGTTGAGCAGGCATTGCTGGAAGTGATTGCTGAATTCGGCGCGATGGACGCGGAATCAGCAGATGAATTTTTAAGTGAGCTGCGCGTTGAGCGCCGTTATCAGCGAGATGTCTACTAA
- the queD gene encoding 6-carboxytetrahydropterin synthase QueD: protein MTTTLFKDFTFEAAHHLPHVPEGHKCGRLHGHSFMVRLEVTGEVCPHTGWIIDFAELKAAFKPTYDRLDHYYLNDIPGLENPTSEVLAQWIWDQVKPSVPLLSAVMVKETCTAGCVYRGE from the coding sequence ATGACCACCACCCTGTTTAAAGATTTCACCTTCGAAGCCGCTCACCATCTGCCACATGTTCCTGAAGGGCATAAATGTGGCCGTCTGCACGGACACTCTTTTATGGTGCGTCTGGAAGTCACCGGTGAAGTCTGTCCACATACCGGGTGGATTATCGATTTCGCCGAATTAAAAGCCGCGTTCAAACCAACTTACGACAGGCTCGATCATTACTACCTGAACGATATTCCTGGTCTCGAAAATCCGACCAGCGAAGTGCTGGCACAATGGATTTGGGATCAGGTTAAACCGTCAGTCCCCTTGTTGAGTGCGGTAATGGTGAAAGAAACCTGTACGGCGGGCTGCGTCTATCGCGGCGAGTGA
- a CDS encoding FAD-dependent oxidoreductase, whose product MADDFDIIIIGAGIAGTACALRCARAGLSVLLLERGELPGSKNLSGGRLYSHALAELLPHFQQSAPLERRINQENLTLLTRDGATTWSSLQPGGDSWSLLRARFDPWFVAQAEAEGVQFISGVTVDALHIEDGRVCGVVADDETLRGRYVVLAEGANSVLAERYGFQPRPSTAAMALGIKETLALDQQVIEERFRLSAEEGAAMLFSGEVCGALPSGAFLYTNKETLSFGVVCPLSTLAQSDIPAVELLERLKTHPALYPLLRGCETLEYGAHLVPEGGLHSLPVQYAGEGWLLVGDALRSCVNTGFSVRGMDMALIGAQAAAQTLISACQKSEPQNLFPAYHQDIQHSLLWQVLQRYKDIPALLQRPGWYRQWPTLMEDISREIWHQGNHPVPPLRQIVWRQLRRHGLRHVAGDIIRSLRCL is encoded by the coding sequence ATGGCTGACGATTTCGATATTATCATCATCGGTGCGGGGATAGCTGGCACCGCTTGTGCTTTACGCTGCGCACGTGCAGGATTGTCTGTTCTGCTTCTTGAGCGTGGCGAACTTCCCGGCAGTAAAAATCTTTCCGGCGGACGTCTGTACTCTCATGCGCTTGCCGAACTCCTCCCCCATTTCCAGCAATCTGCCCCGCTTGAACGCCGTATTAATCAGGAGAATCTGACACTATTAACGCGTGATGGCGCAACGACCTGGTCCAGCCTGCAACCCGGCGGGGATTCATGGAGTCTGCTGCGTGCCCGCTTCGATCCGTGGTTTGTCGCTCAGGCTGAGGCTGAAGGCGTGCAGTTCATTAGCGGTGTTACCGTTGACGCGCTCCATATTGAAGATGGCAGAGTCTGCGGCGTAGTTGCCGATGATGAAACGCTTCGCGGCCGCTATGTGGTTCTCGCGGAAGGGGCAAATAGCGTTCTGGCCGAACGTTATGGTTTTCAGCCGCGTCCTTCGACAGCTGCAATGGCGCTGGGAATTAAAGAGACGCTGGCGCTGGATCAACAGGTCATTGAAGAACGTTTCCGGTTATCCGCAGAGGAAGGCGCCGCGATGCTGTTCAGTGGAGAGGTTTGCGGCGCGCTGCCCAGCGGTGCGTTTCTGTACACCAATAAAGAAACGCTCTCTTTTGGCGTCGTTTGTCCGCTCTCTACGCTTGCTCAAAGCGATATCCCTGCAGTCGAACTGCTGGAACGACTCAAAACACATCCCGCGCTGTATCCGCTACTCAGAGGATGCGAAACCCTGGAGTATGGCGCGCATCTGGTGCCGGAAGGCGGATTACACAGCCTGCCCGTGCAGTACGCGGGAGAAGGCTGGCTGTTAGTGGGGGATGCGCTGCGCAGCTGCGTCAATACGGGTTTCTCCGTTCGAGGCATGGATATGGCGCTCATCGGCGCTCAGGCGGCCGCCCAAACGCTGATTTCGGCCTGCCAGAAATCCGAACCGCAAAATCTGTTTCCGGCTTACCATCAGGATATACAGCACAGTCTGTTGTGGCAGGTCCTGCAGCGCTACAAAGATATTCCCGCCTTGCTTCAACGCCCGGGATGGTATCGCCAGTGGCCTACTCTGATGGAGGATATTTCCCGCGAGATCTGGCATCAGGGCAACCATCCCGTTCCTCCTCTGCGCCAGATTGTCTGGCGCCAGTTGCGTCGTCACGGTCTGCGTCATGTTGCAGGCGATATAATCAGGAGTTTACGATGTCTGTAG
- a CDS encoding electron transfer flavoprotein subunit alpha/FixB family protein yields MKIAIITEAGECRAMAGWIAENSSGATELTRWILDPLPAVAEQVLEALVAQWLLTPADILIFPAGPLGDELATRLAWRLHGGSVCQVLTLDGQQGVVTKSHWGNALLATLKIAAHPVCLSLARQTEISSLSHSLPAMKTYRIVPMTAPDWLDDVENITHVDVHPLLQANCVLVVGQGGSEADAEKITALARELHAEVGYSRARVMNGGFDAGRVIGISGHLLSPDVCIVAGASGAAALMAGVRQSRFVVAINNDARAPVFSQADVGIVDDWLPVLEALCHCHDAG; encoded by the coding sequence ATGAAGATAGCGATTATCACGGAAGCGGGTGAGTGCAGAGCGATGGCGGGCTGGATTGCCGAGAACAGTTCTGGTGCCACAGAACTGACACGCTGGATCCTCGACCCTTTGCCGGCGGTGGCGGAACAGGTGCTGGAGGCGCTGGTGGCGCAGTGGTTGCTGACGCCAGCCGATATCCTGATTTTTCCGGCGGGTCCACTTGGCGATGAACTCGCGACAAGATTGGCCTGGCGTCTGCATGGCGGCAGCGTTTGTCAGGTACTGACGTTGGATGGACAGCAAGGTGTGGTGACGAAATCGCACTGGGGGAACGCGCTGCTGGCAACGTTAAAAATTGCTGCGCATCCCGTGTGTTTATCGCTGGCGCGGCAGACTGAGATAAGTTCGTTGAGTCACTCTTTGCCTGCAATGAAGACGTATCGGATTGTGCCCATGACCGCGCCCGACTGGCTGGATGACGTGGAAAACATCACCCACGTCGATGTGCATCCTCTGTTGCAGGCTAACTGTGTGCTGGTTGTCGGACAGGGCGGCAGTGAAGCGGATGCGGAAAAAATCACAGCTCTTGCCCGCGAACTACACGCCGAGGTGGGATACAGTCGCGCACGGGTGATGAACGGTGGTTTTGACGCCGGGCGCGTGATTGGCATATCGGGGCATTTACTCTCACCTGATGTGTGTATTGTGGCAGGCGCATCCGGTGCGGCGGCGTTGATGGCCGGGGTTCGTCAGAGCCGGTTTGTGGTGGCGATAAATAACGATGCCCGCGCGCCTGTTTTCTCGCAGGCCGATGTGGGTATTGTGGATGACTGGTTACCGGTACTGGAAGCGCTTTGTCACTGCCATGATGCCGGATGA
- the cysI gene encoding assimilatory sulfite reductase (NADPH) hemoprotein subunit, with product MSEKHPGPLVVEGKLTDAERMKLESNYLRGTIAEDLNDGLTGGFNGDNFLLIRFHGMYQQDDRDIRAERAEQKLEPRHAMLLRCRLPGGVITTKQWQAIDKFAHDNTIYGSIRLTNRQTFQFHGILKKNVKPVHQMLHSVGLDALATANDMNRNVLCTSNPYESELHAEAYEWAKKISEHLLPRTRAYAEIWLDQEKVATTDEEPILGQTYLPRKFKTTVVIPPQNDIDLHANDMNFVAVAENGKLVGFNLLVGGGLSIEHGNKKTYARTASEFGYLPLEHTLAVAEAVVTTQRDWGNRTDRKNAKTKYTLERVGVETFKAEVERRAGIKFEPIRPYEFTGRGDRIGWVKGIDNKWHLTLFIENGRILDYPGRPLKTGLLEISKIHKGEFRITANQNLIIAGVPESQKAKIEKIAQESGLVSTVTPQRENSMACVSFPTCPLAMAEAERFLPTFIDKIDGLMAKHHVSDEHIVMRVTGCPNGCGRAMLAEVGLVGKAPGRYNLHLGGNRIGTRIPRMFKENITEPEILDSLDELIGRWAKEREAGEGFGDFTVRAGIIRPVLDPARDFWE from the coding sequence ATGAGCGAAAAACATCCAGGGCCCCTGGTGGTCGAAGGTAAACTGACGGACGCCGAGCGCATGAAGCTGGAAAGCAACTATCTGCGCGGCACCATTGCTGAGGATCTGAATGACGGTCTCACCGGCGGTTTTAACGGTGATAACTTCCTGCTGATCCGTTTTCACGGTATGTATCAGCAGGATGACCGTGATATCCGCGCCGAGCGTGCAGAACAGAAGCTGGAGCCGCGTCACGCGATGCTGCTTCGCTGTCGTCTGCCGGGGGGCGTCATCACCACCAAACAGTGGCAGGCGATTGATAAGTTTGCCCATGACAACACCATTTACGGCAGTATTCGTCTGACCAACCGGCAGACGTTCCAGTTCCACGGGATTCTGAAGAAGAACGTGAAACCGGTGCACCAGATGCTGCACTCCGTTGGCCTGGACGCGCTGGCAACCGCCAACGACATGAACCGTAACGTGCTGTGCACCTCGAACCCGTACGAATCTGAACTACATGCTGAAGCCTACGAGTGGGCGAAAAAGATTTCTGAGCATCTGCTGCCGCGCACCCGCGCCTATGCTGAAATTTGGCTCGATCAGGAAAAAGTCGCGACCACTGACGAGGAGCCGATCCTCGGTCAGACCTATCTGCCGCGTAAGTTCAAAACTACGGTGGTGATCCCGCCGCAGAACGATATCGATCTGCATGCTAACGACATGAACTTTGTCGCGGTTGCGGAAAACGGCAAGCTGGTGGGCTTTAACCTGCTGGTGGGCGGTGGTCTGTCGATTGAACACGGTAACAAGAAAACTTACGCCCGTACGGCGAGCGAATTTGGCTATCTGCCGCTGGAACACACGCTGGCCGTGGCGGAAGCCGTTGTCACCACGCAGCGTGACTGGGGTAACCGTACCGACCGTAAAAATGCGAAAACCAAATATACGCTGGAGCGCGTTGGCGTCGAGACGTTTAAAGCGGAAGTGGAACGCCGCGCGGGGATCAAATTCGAACCGATCCGTCCGTACGAATTTACCGGCCGCGGCGACCGCATTGGCTGGGTGAAGGGCATCGACAATAAATGGCACCTGACGCTGTTTATTGAAAATGGCCGAATCCTCGATTATCCGGGGCGTCCGCTGAAAACAGGCCTGCTGGAGATTTCGAAAATCCATAAAGGCGAGTTCCGCATTACTGCGAATCAGAATCTGATTATCGCTGGTGTGCCGGAAAGCCAGAAGGCGAAGATTGAGAAGATCGCGCAAGAGAGCGGCCTGGTGAGCACGGTGACGCCGCAGCGTGAAAACTCCATGGCTTGCGTGTCGTTCCCAACCTGTCCGCTGGCAATGGCGGAGGCCGAGCGTTTCCTGCCGACGTTTATCGATAAGATTGATGGTCTGATGGCGAAACATCATGTCAGTGACGAGCATATCGTGATGCGTGTGACGGGCTGCCCGAACGGTTGCGGTCGCGCGATGCTGGCAGAAGTCGGGCTGGTCGGGAAAGCGCCGGGGCGCTACAACCTGCATCTTGGCGGTAACCGAATCGGCACGCGTATCCCGCGGATGTTCAAAGAGAACATCACCGAACCGGAAATTCTCGACTCGCTGGACGAACTGATTGGGCGCTGGGCGAAAGAGCGCGAAGCGGGTGAAGGCTTCGGTGACTTTACGGTGCGTGCGGGCATTATTCGCCCGGTGCTCGATCCCGCCCGGGATTTCTGGGAATAA
- a CDS encoding FAD-binding oxidoreductase: protein MSLSRQTIVDQLKEIVGSERVITDETVLKKNSIDRFRKYADIHGVYTLPIPAAVVKLGSTEQVSRVLAFMNQHKINGVPRTGASATEGGLETVVKDSVVLDGSGMNQILSIDIENMQATAQCGVPLEILENALREKGYTTGHSPQSKPLAQMGGLVATRSIGQFSTLYGAIEDMVVGLETVLADGTVTRIKNVPRRAAGPDIRHIIIGNEGALGYITEVTVKIFKFTPENNLFYGYILDDMKIGFDILREVMVEGYRPSIARLYDAEDGTQHFTHFADGKCVLIFMAEGNPRLAQATGDGIAEIVARYPQCKRVDSKLIENWFNHLNWGPEKVAAERVQILKTGNMGFTTEVSGCWSCIHQIYENVIARIRAEFPHVDDITMLGGHSSHSYINGTNMYFVYDYNVVDCKPEEEIDKYHNPLNKIICEETIRLGGSMVHHHGIGKHRVHWSKLEHGSAWPLLEGLKRQFDPNGIMNTGTIYPIEH, encoded by the coding sequence ATGTCTTTATCTCGCCAGACAATTGTTGACCAGTTAAAAGAAATTGTTGGATCTGAACGCGTAATTACCGATGAAACCGTATTAAAGAAAAACAGTATTGACCGTTTTCGTAAATATGCTGATATTCATGGCGTCTACACGCTGCCCATTCCGGCGGCAGTGGTCAAACTGGGTTCAACGGAGCAGGTTTCTCGCGTTCTGGCCTTTATGAATCAGCATAAAATCAACGGAGTACCGCGTACCGGAGCATCAGCGACAGAAGGCGGTCTGGAAACCGTCGTCAAAGATTCTGTTGTGCTGGACGGTTCCGGGATGAACCAGATCCTGAGTATTGATATTGAGAATATGCAGGCAACTGCTCAGTGTGGCGTACCGCTTGAAATTCTGGAAAACGCGCTGCGTGAAAAAGGCTACACCACCGGGCACTCGCCACAGTCTAAACCGCTGGCACAGATGGGCGGTCTGGTGGCGACCCGCAGCATCGGGCAGTTCTCCACGCTGTATGGTGCGATTGAAGACATGGTGGTCGGTCTGGAAACCGTGCTGGCGGACGGAACGGTGACTCGCATTAAAAATGTACCGCGTCGGGCTGCCGGACCGGATATTCGCCATATCATCATCGGTAACGAAGGGGCGCTGGGCTACATCACAGAAGTGACAGTGAAAATCTTCAAATTTACGCCGGAAAACAACCTCTTTTACGGCTACATTCTGGACGACATGAAAATCGGTTTCGACATCCTGCGGGAAGTGATGGTGGAAGGCTATCGTCCTTCCATTGCACGTCTGTACGATGCCGAAGATGGCACTCAGCACTTCACCCATTTTGCTGACGGAAAATGCGTACTGATCTTTATGGCGGAAGGTAATCCGCGGCTGGCGCAAGCGACGGGTGACGGCATCGCGGAGATCGTCGCGCGTTATCCGCAGTGTAAACGTGTGGACAGCAAACTTATCGAGAACTGGTTTAACCATCTGAACTGGGGGCCGGAAAAAGTCGCTGCTGAACGCGTACAGATCCTGAAAACCGGAAATATGGGCTTTACAACGGAAGTCTCCGGCTGCTGGAGCTGCATTCATCAGATCTATGAAAATGTGATCGCGCGTATTCGCGCTGAGTTCCCGCATGTGGATGACATCACGATGTTGGGGGGCCACTCTTCCCACAGTTATATCAACGGCACCAATATGTACTTTGTTTATGACTACAACGTGGTGGACTGCAAACCGGAAGAGGAGATCGACAAGTACCATAATCCGCTTAACAAAATCATCTGTGAAGAGACGATTCGACTTGGCGGTTCAATGGTGCATCACCACGGCATCGGTAAACATCGTGTCCACTGGAGCAAACTGGAACACGGCAGCGCATGGCCGCTGCTGGAAGGCCTCAAACGTCAGTTTGATCCGAACGGTATTATGAACACGGGAACGATCTACCCGATTGAGCACTAA